GTTGACGCGTACGCAGCCCGAACTCAGCGCCCGGACATCACGCTGAAACAGATCATGACTCGGCGTGTCGTGCAGATAGATGGCTTCCGAATTCGGCATGTTAAACTTATAGCGACCTAGCGAGTTGTTAGCGCCTGGCGCCTGGCGCAGTCGATAAGGAAAACGCGCCGGCGAAACCATGGACCAGTCAATCATCGTCGGATCAATCACTTCTGAATCCTGACTCCAGCCGGACAGCACCGTATAACCATGACGCTGCAAGTAGCCAGGGTCTTGAATAACCTTCGGAATAATATCCTGACGCGTCAGCTTAGTGGGTACATTCCACGGCGGATTGACCACCACATTATTAAGCGAACTGCTCATCAATGGCGTTTTACGTTTAGGCTGCCCGACAATCACCCGCGATGACAGTCGCTCCGCGCCATCCTGATAGTAAATCAGCGAGTAATTGGGAATATTTACCAAAATGCCAGTGTTGACATTATCCGGCAGCAAACGCAGTCGCTGGATATTCAGCGCCAGCAACGCTGCCCGCATCTGTGGCGAAACGTTCAGCCAGTCACGGGTTCGTTTTCCGATCACGCCGTCATCCGCCAGCCCCTGCCACCGTTGGAAACGCTTGACCGCTTCAACCAGTTCACCGCCATAGCGGTTTTCAGAATTCACCTCGGCGCTGTCGCCGATGCTCGCCATTGGCGCTTGTGTTGTTTGTTGCGTGACGGATGCTCCCGCAGTTGTCTGTTCATTGAACAGCGTAATATTCTCTGTAGTCGTGAGCATGCCAGTCCGTTGCAAAATTTCGCGCAGCTCCGTCAGTTCCCGGCTTTGTTGTCCCGGACGTAACGTTTCAGACAGATTTAATGCCGGCCAGGGACGCGTATCCACCAACATGCTTTTCAACGCATCGTGCATCTTGGCGTATTGTGAATGCCTGGGCGCCAGCGAGTCGACATACGCAGCGCTGCTCCCCGATGCCACCGACTGTTGCCATTGGCTGACCGCATCTGGCGCTGGCGATTGCAGACGATAAGGCACACTGCTGTATAACCAGTTATTACCGTTGCGCCCAACATCGGAAACAAAATGCAAATAACCGAGCATGGCATCGGATAATATGATGTCGCGAGCAAAACCGGTGATTTGCGGATCGGTCAGCCAGGAAACCCAGGTAGTAAACTGCGGTTGTATCCCAGAGATGGCTAATTCGGCCAGTTGCTGCTGAAATTGCTGAACAGCACGCTGGTCGGCCCACATGGGTTGCATAGAACGGCTGGCATATAATAACGACAGTTCGGAGAGATATTTCGGCGTCGCCGATTTAGGTAATGCCGCCAATAATGACGCTCTGCTTTGTTCTGTCGAAACCGTCCCGGCACTTTGCAGAACGCCAGATAAAGCCGAGGAAGCTGCTGCCAGCACCGAAAAAGAAAGAGACAGGCTACATACCCAGATACAACCGGCGCTCCACAGTAGCCTCTGCTTTTTTCGTTTATATAACAACACCCATTTATCCCCTGTACACATTAACGACCATGCCTTCCACTACGAACGGTTTTAAGAGTGGAAATAAAACAACCAAATTCATTATGGCAAAAAAAAATTATGTTTTAAGTGACGTTATTCTGTGCGGAGAATAGATAACTTTGCCAAATAGTATATCACTTGAAGGGAATTCAGCCCAAATTGTGCGATCTGATTAATCGCCAAATTTCCCCAATCACCAACCGGACTAAATTACGCCGATCATCGCATTTATCCCGGATGAAGAACGGCGCCTGATGAGAACAAAGGCCCAGCAACCCGTGATAAAAACTCTTTCCCGACGACTGATAGCCATGCTGATGTTGCATCAGGAAATGACCGTTACCTACGTTGCCAGAAAACTTTGCGCCGCGGGTTACTCCGTTCGAAATGGATAAATTGGTTACTTTACAGAGCATTAAATGACTAAAAGGCTTCAGGCCCGGACGCGCTCCCCGCCGGCCCGTTGATGATATCCTGCAGACTTTGCCGCTTCTGATACAACGGTCACCCCAGACTTTGGCTGGTTGCGCTTTCGATGGAATACGGAACTTCTGCCGCTCATCGTCAATCGACTTTTTGGCGCCACGCTTCATTTCGCTACCCGCACCACTCCCTGAAGCAGGCAGGTATAGTTTGGCGCATAGCCGCGCCGACACTGAAAATAAAAGACCCGCATAAAGAGGAAAACGAGCCGCTACGCTGGGGATTTAGCTAAAGAACAGCGTGATAATCCAAAGTATTATAAGGATGAAGCGATGTTAGTATGCCATGACGAACCGATCAGTGCGCCAGAAGCATTACGCAGGTCGTAGAGAATTGCATCATTTACAAAACGTCACGTTGCGATCCGAGATGACTTTCAGCAATGCAGGCGCATAAATCGCCTGTCCCGGATGATCATAACGCCATCGTTGCAAGGGCACCCGAAAGCCCCACTCATTGTTATTTCCTCTGCATCTTGCGGGAATAACGACTCTTCATCTTCTGCTCCCTTACATTATATACTGCAAAAAACAATAAACCCCCGCCATCTCGTTACGGGGGTTTATTGAATTCGGGCCTGATTTCTAAGCCATTAATCGTCCAGGCGCTACGCCCCACGGTGGGATAATAATCACCACCATGCTATTCACTCGGAAGAATGCTTTGATAAAGAGTATTCATCAATCGGCCCCAAACCAGCGTCCGATGCCTCGCCTCCTGCCCACGGACCTGCACCGGCGCCGATCAGTTCTGCTTCAACTCAATGCCAATCGGCCCGAGACTCTCCCCCATATCCACGGGCAGCAGCACGCCGGTGATCGCACTGGCGGCATCGCTGGCCAGAAACAGCACCGC
This is a stretch of genomic DNA from Brenneria rubrifaciens. It encodes these proteins:
- the ldtD gene encoding L,D-transpeptidase; the protein is MCTGDKWVLLYKRKKQRLLWSAGCIWVCSLSLSFSVLAAASSALSGVLQSAGTVSTEQSRASLLAALPKSATPKYLSELSLLYASRSMQPMWADQRAVQQFQQQLAELAISGIQPQFTTWVSWLTDPQITGFARDIILSDAMLGYLHFVSDVGRNGNNWLYSSVPYRLQSPAPDAVSQWQQSVASGSSAAYVDSLAPRHSQYAKMHDALKSMLVDTRPWPALNLSETLRPGQQSRELTELREILQRTGMLTTTENITLFNEQTTAGASVTQQTTQAPMASIGDSAEVNSENRYGGELVEAVKRFQRWQGLADDGVIGKRTRDWLNVSPQMRAALLALNIQRLRLLPDNVNTGILVNIPNYSLIYYQDGAERLSSRVIVGQPKRKTPLMSSSLNNVVVNPPWNVPTKLTRQDIIPKVIQDPGYLQRHGYTVLSGWSQDSEVIDPTMIDWSMVSPARFPYRLRQAPGANNSLGRYKFNMPNSEAIYLHDTPSHDLFQRDVRALSSGCVRVNKASELAGMLLHDAGWNNARISATLEQGNTTYVPMKHRIPVSLYYLTAWVAEDGKPQFRTDIYNYDDTASSGTHILSKAGLLLL